From the genome of Sphingopyxis sp. DBS4:
GCGGCAAATATCTGCCCGGCGCCGCGCTGCCCGAGGGAAGCCGCGCGACGAGCGACGACGCGCATTTCATGCAGCAGTTCCTGACCGACCCGGTGCTCGAAGCGGTGCAGGGATTGAAATCGGTCGCCGACAAGGCCGGATGCTCGCTGGCGCAGCTCGCGATTGCGTGGGTGCTCGCGCAGCCGGGCATCACGAGCGCGATCGTCGGCGCGAGCAGACCCGACCAACTTCGCGAAACCGCCAGGGCGGCCGACCTCGCGATCAACCCGGCGTTGCTCGCCGAAGCCGCCGCCATCCTCGAAGGAGTCCGCATTTCGTGAGTCACGGTTTCGATACCAGGCGGCTGGACCGCATCCCGGCTTTCCTCGCGGCGAAATATGTCGATAGCGGCCGCCTGCCGCACGCGGCGACTTTGGTGTCGCGGCGCGGCGAGATCGCGCATCTGTCGTGCATCGGCGAAGCGCGACCGGGCGAAGCGCTGAAGGAGGATGCGATCTTTCGCATCGCCAGCATGACCAAGCCGATCACCAGCATCGCCTTCATGATGCTGGTCGAGGAAGGCAAGGTCGCGCTGTCCGATCCGCTGGTGAAGTTCTGCCCCGAGTTCAGGGACACCGGCGTCTTCGTCGCGGGTGGCGGCAATGTTCCCTTCCTGACCCGCCCGCCGGTGCGCCCGATCCTGATGGTCGACCTGCTCCGCCACACCTCCGGGCTGACCTATGGCTTTCAGGAGCGCACGCCGGTCGACGCCGCCTATCGCAAGACGAAGATCGACGATTTCGATGCCGCCTTCACGATGGACAGCTTCATCGAGGGGCTGGCGAAGATTCCGCTGCAATTCGACCCCGGCGCGCACTGGAATTATTCGATGGCGACCGATGTCCTCGGCGCGGTGATCGAGCGGATCGAGGGCAAGCCCTTTGACCAGGTCCTGCAAGAGCGCATTTTCGGCCCGCTCGCCATGGTCGATACCGGGTTCAAGGTGCCCGCCGACCAGCAGCACCGGCTGACCGACGCCTATGCCTTTCACCCGAAGGACAAGATGCAGCAGTTCGACGGTGGCGACCGCAGCCGCTGGGCAAAGGACAGGAGCTTCCATTCGGGCGGCGGCGGGCTCGCCTCGACGCTCCACGACTATCACCGCTTCTGCCTGATGCTGCTCGGCGGCGGGAAATTGGGCGATGTACGGATCATCAGCCGCAAGACGCTGGACCTGATGACGTCGAACCATCTCGTCGGCGGCGGCGACCTGACGCAGCACAGCGTCGGCATCTTTTCGGAAGACGAGAATGCCGGAGTCGGCTTCGGCCTCGGCTTCGCAGTGACGCTCGATCCCGCGGCCGCGGGGATTCCGGGCTCGGCGGGCGATTTTTACTGGGGCGGCATGTTCTCGACCGGCTTCTTCGTCGATCCGGTCGAGGAAATCTGCATGGTCTTCATGACCCAGCTCATGCCCTCCTCCACCTATCCCGTGCGGCGCGAGGTCAAGACTCTCGTTCACGCCGCGATCGACGACTGAAATGCAACACCCCTTTCCGTTCGCCGCGCGCGGACGGTCTATTGATTGAAGGAGTTCTCCCATGTCCGATGAAACCCCCGTCAGCGTGACGATGCAGAAGGACGGCGAAATCGCCGTCGTCATCGTCAACAATCCCCCGGTAAACGCGCTCTCGTGGCACGTCCGCCAGGGCCTGAAGGATCATTTCGAGGCCGCGCTCGCCGACGACGGCGTCAAGGCGATCGTGCTGCGCTGCGACGGCGGCACCTTCATCGCCGGCGCCGACATCAGCGAATTCGGAAAAGCCCCGCGCGGGCCCGATTTCAACGCGGTGCTCAACATGATCGAGGCGGCGTCGAAGCCGGTCGTCGCCGCGATTCACGGCACCGCGCTCGGCGGCGGGCTGGAGACCGCGCTCGTCTGCCATTATCGCGTCGCCGTTCCGTCGGCGAAGCTCGGCGTCCCCGAAGTGAAGCTCGGCCTGCTGCCCGGCGCCGGCGGCACGCAGCGCCTGCCGCGCGTCGTCGGGGTCGAGGCCGCGGCGACGATGACCTCGCTCGGCGAACCGCTTCCCGCCGCCAAGGCGAAAGAGCTCGGCCTCGTCGACGAACTGGCGGGCGAGGACAGCCTCGCCGCCGACGCGATCGCCTTTGCCCGCGCCAAGATCGCCGACGGCCCGCGCCCGACGCGCGAGCGCAAGGTGTTCGGCGACGTCGCGGTGATCGAGCAGCTCAAGACCGCCAACGCCAAGCGCTGGCGCGGCTTCGAGGCGCCTTACGCCAACCTCGCCTGCGTCGAGGCGGCGACGCGCCTGCCCTTCGACGAAGGTCTGGCGTTCGAGCGTCAGGAATTCATGAAGCTGATGATGGGCAGCCAGTCGGCGGCGCAGCGCCACATCTTCTTCGCCGAGCGCCAGGCCGCGAAGATCGACGGCCTGCCCAAGGACATCAAGCTGCGCGACATCAAGCATGTCGGGATCATCGGCGCCGGCACGATGGGCGGCGGCATCATGATGAACTTCCTGCAGAAGGGCTTTCGCTGCACGATCGTCGAGATGCAGCAGGAAGCGCTCGACCGCGGGCTCGGCGTCGTGCGCAAGAATTACGACGCATCGGCCGCCAAGGGTCGCTTCAAACCCGAACAGGTCGACCAGATGATGGGGCTGATCACCCCCGCGCTCGAACTCGATGCGCTCGCCGACTGCGACCTGATCATCGAGGCGGTCTATGAGGATATGGGCGTCAAGAAGGAGATTTTCGGCAAGCTCGACAAGATCGCCAAGCCCGGCGCGATCCTCGCCTCGAACACCAGCTATCTCGACGTCAACGAGATCGCGGCGTCGACCAGCCGCCCCGGCGACGTGCTCGGCATGCACTTCTTCTCGCCCGCCAACGTGATGAAGCTGCTCGAGGTGGTGCGCGGCGACAAGACCGCCGACGATGTGCTGGCGACCGCGATGGCGATCGGCAAAAAGATCGGCAAGGTCGCGGTCGTCGCGGGCGTCTGCCACGGCTTCATCGGCAACCGCATGCTCGCGCCGCGCCAGATCGAGGCGCAGAAGCTGCTGCTCGAAGGCGCGACCCCGCAGCAGGTCGACAAGGTGCATGTCGAATTCGGCATGCCGATGGGCCCGTTCCAGATGAGCGACCTTGCCGGCGTCGACATCGGCTGGCACCGCGACCCGAACCGCATCGAAAGCATCCGCGACGCGCTCTGCGCCGAGGGTCGCTGGGGGCAGAAGAAACAGGCGGGCTTCTACGACTATGACGAGAAGCGCACCCCCACGCCGAGCGCGCGGGTCGAGGAGATCATCGCGGAGTTCCGCAAGCGGGCGGGGGTCGAAAAGCGCGAGATCACCGATCAGGAGATCATCGAACGCACGCTCTATCCGATGGTCAACGAGGGTGCGCTGATCCTCGCCGAAGGCAAGGCGCAGCGCGCGAGCGACATCGATGTCGTGTGGATCTACGGCTATGGCTGGCCGGTCTATCGCGGCGGCCCGATGTTCTGGGCGGGCATCGAAGGCACCGACAAGATCGCCGCGGCGCTGGAAAGCCATGGCTTTGCGGTGGCGCCGCTGCTCAAGGAAAAGGCGGCAGCGAAGAGCGGGTTCTGAGTCTTTAGCCGCCAAGCAAAGCAGGGCCGCCTGTCCCACACCGGGGCAGACGGCCTTTCTTTTGCCTGCGCACCGCCGCAGGCATGAGCGAAAACTTGCGATTCAGGGTTAAGATGGTGGCAATGGCCGTCGTTAGGGCAGAGCATGAATGCGATGTCCCTGATTGCCGCCCTGCTGCTTGCCGGAAGCGCTGTGTCGCCGCCCGCTGCGACACCGCCGCAGGCGACTGCGGTCGGCGTGGCGCGGGCGCGCATCTTGGCGCCCGCGGAGGTTCGGCGTGTGGGCGATCGGCTGGAGATCAAGACCGGCGATCGCCGCACGCCGACGCAGCTTCATCGCACCGCACGCCGCGACGGCGGCGAGACGGCGGATTTTTATTGAAGCTCCGCCGCCACCACAAAGGCGGGCGACGCGCTATTTCTGCAACGTCTGGATGATCGCCGAAAAATCGCGATGGTCGGGATCGGCCGCCACGAAGGCTTCATAAAGCTCGCGCGCGCGGCTGCCCATCGGGACATCGGCGTCGACGCTCGCCGCCGCCTCCATCGCGAGGCGCAGATCCTTGAGCATCAACGCCGCGGCGAAACCACCCTTGTAATCATTGTCGGCGGGGGTCGCCGGGCCGACGCCGGGGAGCGGCGCATAGCTGGTCAGCGACCAGCATTGCCCCGACGACACACTGGCGATGTCGAAGAAAGTCTGCGGGTCGAGCCCGAGCTTCTGCGCGAGCGCGAGGCTTTCGCATGTTGCGATCATCGACGCGCCGAGCAGCATGTTGTTGCAGATTTTCGCCCCCTGCCCCGCGCCAGCGCCGCCGGCGTGGATCACCGCCTTGCCCATTACGCCAAGGATCGGCTCGGCGCGCGCAAAGCCTTCATCGGTGCCGCCGACCATGAAGGTCAGCGTTCCCGCATTGGCGGCGGCGATACCGCCCGAGACCGGCGCGTCGACCGCGACGAGGCCTTTCGCGGTCGCCGCTTCGATATTCGAGCGTGCGGTCGCGACGTCGATCGTCGAGCAGTCGAGCAGCAAAGTGCCCGGCGCGGCGTTCGGGAAGACGTCGCTTTCATAAACGCCCGCGACATGCTTGCCCGCGGGGAGCATCGTCACCACCGCCTCGGCGCCGGTGACGGCTTCGGCTGCTGAAGCGGCGCGGGCGCAGCCAGCCTCGACCGCGCGGACGAGTGCTTCTTCGCTAAGGTCGAAGGCGCGGACCTCATGCCCAGCGTTCGCAAGGTTCGCGGCCATGCCGCCGCCCATATTGCCGAGTCCGATGAAAGCGATTTTCATATTCTCTCCCCTCCCGCTTGCGGGAGGGGCCGGGGGAGGGCCTGTCCCGAATATTGCACTGGCGGGGAGGAAACAGGCCCTCCCTAACCCCTCCCGCACGCGGGAGGGGGACCGGGCTCACCGCCCCTTCCACACGCCTTCGCGCTTTTCGATGAAGGCGGCCATGCCTTCGGCCTTGTCCTCGGTCGCGGCGAGGATCTGGAACAGGCGGCGTTCGTAGAGCAGCCCCTGGTCGAGCGTCGTTTCGAATGCGGCGTTGACCATGTCCTTGTTCACCATCGCGGCCATCGGCGGCATCGAAGCGATCGTCGCGGCGGTCTTCACCGCTTCGTCGACCAGCGTCTCGTGCGCGACGACGCGCGCGACCAGCCCCGAGCGTTCGGCCTCGACAGCATCCATCATCCGGCCGGTGAGGCACATCTCCATCGCCTTCGCCTTGCCGACCGCGCGGGTCAGCCGCTGCGACCCGCCCATGCCCGGCGCGACGCCGAGCTTGATTTCGGGCTGGCCGAATTTCGCTTTTTCCGACGCGATGATGAAATCGGCCATCATCGCCAGTTCGCAGCCGCCGCCCAAGGCGAAGCCGTTCACCGCGGCGATCCACGGCTTGCGGACCTTCTTCACGAAGTCGCTCGTCCATTTCGAGAAGAAGTCTTCGAGGTAGAAATCGGCCGCCGGCTTGTCGGCCATTTCCTTGATATCGGCACCCGCGGCAAACGCCTTGTCGCCCGATCCGGTGAGCACGGCGCAGCGCTGGCCGGGGTCGGCCTCGAAAGCCGCGAAGGCCGCGATCAGATCGTCGAGCACCGACGAGTTGAGCGCGTTCAGCGCCTGCGGGCGGTTCAATGTCACCAGCGTGACGGCGCCGCGCTGCTCGACGAGGAGGGTTTCGTATGTCATTCGGCAATCTCCTTCGTCATTCCGGCGAAGGCCGGAATCTCGACGGCGAGACCCCGGCCTTCGCCGGGGTGACGGTTTAGGTTAGAGGGGTCCATTTCTCGTTTTCTGGCAACGGCGCGAAGATTGCGTCGATCCAGTCGTCGGTGACCGCCTCGGGGGTCGGCGGGTCCCATTTCGGACTGTTGTCCTTGTCGATGATCAGCGCCCGGACGCCCTCGATGAAATCGTGCATCTGAACGACACGGCTGCCGATCGCATATTCCTGCGCCATCTGGCTCGCGAAGTCGGGCATCGCGCCGCCTTCCTTGAGCTGGCGCAGCGCGACCTTGCAGGTCTGCGGGCTCTTGGTGCGGAGCGCATCAAGCTCCTTCGCCGCCCATTCGCCGCCATCGGCCTCGAGCGCGGCAAGGATATCCTCGTAGCGGTCGCTGGCGAACAGGCGGTTGATCCGGTCGATCTGCCCGGTGATTGCGGCGGGCGGCGCAGTGACCGACAGTTCGCCCAATATGCCGCCGATACGGTCCGGATGCTGCGCGATACGCGCCTTCGCTTCGGCGAGCTTTTCGGACGGCAGATAATGGGTCGCAAGGCCGAGCGCGAGGCATTCGGCGCCGTCGAGCCGCGCGCCGGTGAGCGCGAGAAAGACCCCGACGCGGCCTTCGAGGCGCGGCAGATACCAGCCGCCGCCAACGTCGGGGAACAGGCCGATCCCCGTTTCGGGCATCGCGAAGCGCGTGTGCTCGGTCGCGACGCGATAGGGTGCGGGCTGCGAAATGCCGACCCCGCCGCCCATCGTGATGCCGTCCATGAAGGCGACGACGGGCTTCGGATAGGTGAAGAGCAGATGGTTGAGGCGATATTCGGTGTGGAAGAAAGCGCGCGCCTCCTTCCCATCCTTCGCGCCGCTTTCCGCGAGCATACGGATATCGCCGCCGGCGCAGAAACCGCGCCCCTCGCTATGGTCGATGATCACCGCCTCGACGGCGCCATCCCCGCGCCACCCGACGAGCGCGTCGATCATCGCCTCGCACATCGGCAGATTGAGCGCGTGAATCGCCTTGGGGCGATTGAGCGACAGGCGGCCCACGCGGCCATCGGTGCTGATCAGAACATCTTCGGTCATTGGCGCAGCAGGTCCCTTCCCACGATCATCCGCATCACCTGGTTGGTCCCTTCGAGGATCGAATGGACGCGCAGGTCGCGCCAGAAGCGCTCGATCGGATAATCCTTCAGATAGCCGTAGCCGCCGAACAGCTGCAGCGCGTCGTTGACGATCTTGCTGCCGTTGTCGGTCGCGAGCCGCTTCGCCATCGCCGAAAAGCGCGACTTGTCGGGGGCGTTCGCGGTGACCTTCGCCGCCGCGAGATAGAGCAGGGCGCGCGACGCTTCGAGGTCGGTCGCCATGTCGGCGAGCATGAACTGGGTGTTCTGGAAATCGGCGATCGGCTGCCCGAACTGCTGGCGGTCCCTGGTGTAGGCGATCGCTTCGTCGAGGCAGCGCTGCGCGCCGCCGAGCGAACAGGCGCCGATGTTGAGCCGCCCGCCGTCGAGCCCCGCCATCGCGAAGCGGAAGCCGTCGCCTTCGGCGCCGACCCGGTTTTCGACCGGCACACGGCAATCCTCGAAGATCACTTGCGCGGTCGGCGAGGCGTTCCAGCCGAGCTTCTTTTCGGGCGCGCCGAAGCTGAGACCCGGCATGTCCTTTTCGATGACGAGGCAGGAAATGCCCTTCGACTTCTCTTCACCGGTGCGGACCATGCAGACATAGATGTCGTTGGTGCCCGCCCCCGAAATGAACTGCTTGGTGCCGTTCAGCACATAATGGTCGCCGTCCCTTTTCGCCGTGGTCTTGAGCGCCGCGGCGTCCGACCCCGACCCCGGCTCGGTCAGGCAATAGGAGGCGATCTTCTCCATGCTGACGAGCTCGGGCAGGAAGCGCGCCTTGATCTCCGCGCCGCCGAAACGGTCGATCATCCACGTCGCCATATTGTGGATCGAGACATAAGCGCTGGTCGCGGGGCAGCCATAGGCCATCGCCTCCATGATCAGCGCCGCCTCGAGCCGGCCGAGCCCGATGCCGCCCGATTCCTCGGCCACGTAAATCGCGCCGAAGCCGAGCTCGCCCGCCGCCTTCCAGACATCGACGGGATAATGATGCGTCTCGTCCCATTCGGCCGCGAAAGGCGTGATGCGATCGGCGGTGAATTTGCGCGCCATGTCCTGAATGGCGAGCTGGTCGTCGGTAAGCTGGAACTGGTCGGTCATATTTCTTCTCTGCCGTCATGCTGACGAAAGTCAGCATCCATTCGAAACTACGTTAGCGGCGGGAAGCCGAGCCGAACCGCCCAATCTTCCCAAAACGGATTTTCCTGTTCGATCAAGGCGATCTTCCAGTCGCGCTTCCATGCCTTGAGCTGCTTTTCGCGCGTGATCGCCGCGTCCATCGTTCCATGCATCTCGTAATAGACGAGCCGCCTCACGCCGTGGCGCTTGGTAAAGCCCTCGATCAGGCCTTCGCGATGCTGGTGAATGCGCGCCATCAGATCCGATGTCACGCCAATGTAAATCGTGCCGTGCCGGCCGCTCGCCATGATATAGACGCAAGGATATCGCTCCCGCATTTCGGTCCTTCTGGCGTAGCGCCAAATGGATGCTGACTTTCGTCAGCATGACGGACCCGAGAGGATGGCCTCGGCCTCGATTTCGACTTTCCACTCGGGGCGGATCAGCGCGGGGATGACGAGCATCGTCGCGGCCGGGCGGATGTCCTTGAACACCGCGCCATGGGCATGGCCGACGCGGTCGGCATCGGCGGCGTCGGTGATGTACATGCGGGTGCGGACGACGTCGGCGAAGCTGCCGCCGAGCGCCGCGAGCGCTTCGCCGATGATCGCCAGGCAGCGCGCAGCCTGCGCCCCGGCGTCGCCGGGGGTCGACGAGCCGTCAGACTCGATCGGCGCGCAGCCGGCGACGTCGATGCGATTCCCCACCCGAACCGCGCGGCTGTAGCCATAGATGGGTTCGAACGGAGATGCCGAGCTGTATTTACGGCGGCTGGATTCAGCCACAGGTGACCTGCGTGATCTTGTACGCATCGTCGTACATCACATTCACCCGGTCCTGCCGGTAATCCATCGTCATCGCCGAGCGCGGCGGGCCCCAGCGCAGCGTGCGCGCGCCGGTCGCCTTGACGATCGCGCCGCCCAGATCGGGCGTCGCGGTCTGACCGACAAAGCTCGCCCCCGCATCGGCGTTGCAGGTCATCTGGGCGGGCGGCGGCGGGGTCGATTCGGCGGGCGCGTCGCTGGCCGCACAAGCGGCGAGCGGCAGGGCGGCGGCGACCAAGCCAAGCAGGCGAATGTCCATCATGAATCTCCCTTTCTGGCCATCAGGCACAGCGGCTATAGCGCATCGGCTCGGGCGCGGCACCCTCGCCATAATCGCGGCGGACGAGCGTCTTGCCGCCGTCCTGCACCGTGAGTTGCATCAGCCGGTCCCAATCCTCGCCTTCGCCGCTGAACTTGTAGTCGGCGACGAGCCGCGTCGCGCTGCGCTCGCGGATATGCGCCAGGATTCCCTGCGATTCGTAGAAGCGAAGGTCACCCGCGCCGATCGTCAGCAGCCCCTTTGCGTCGCCCTTGGTCGAAGTGCAGTCGGCCGCGACCAATCCCCAGCGCCCCTGAAGCGCGACGGGAATCGCCGCGTCGCCCTGACCGATACCGGGGTCGGGCTTCGCGGGCGGCTTCACCGCGGGGTCGGCGGCATAGTCGGGCGCGCTTTCCTGCGCCGCGGCGGGCGCCGCGGGGGCGGCCTCGGGAACCGTCGGCACCGCGGGCACCTTGTCGGCTTCGGCCTGCTCGTCCTTGTCGCCGCCACTACAGGCGGCGAGCAGCAGCAGCGCCGCCGGCATCGTCCATCGCATCATCGTCCTTCTCCTTCGACAGGAGAAATGGTCGACCCGGCGCAAGGGTTGCCTAGCCCATCGTCGGGATGACGAAGGCGTTGCCGCCATCGGGCGAACCGTCGGGCCAGCGCGCGGTGACGGTCTTGACCTTGGTCCAGAATTTCACGCCTTCCATGCCGTGCTGGTTGGTGTCGCCGAACGCCGAACGCTTCCAGCCGCCGAAGCTATGGTAGGCGACGGGCACCGGGATCGGCACGTTGATCCCGACCATGCCGACATTGACGCGCGCGGCGAATTCACGCGCGGCGTGGCCGTTGCGGGTGAAGATCGCGACGCCGTTGCCATATTGATGCTTCGACGGCAGTTCGAGCGCACTCTCGAAATCAGGCGCGCGGACGATCTGGAGGACGGGGCCGAAGATTTCTTCCTTATAGCTTTCCATGTCGGGAGTGACATGATCGAACAGCGTCGGGCCGACGAAGAAGCCCTTCTCATGCCCCTGCAGCGTGAAACCGCGGCCGTCGATGACGAGCTCGGCGCCCTCGTCGGCGCATTTCTGGATCCAGCCCTCGACTTTCTGCTTGTGCGCTTCGGTGACCACCGGGCCGTAATGCGCCTCGGCATCGGTCGACACGCCGACGCGCAACGCCTCGATCGCGGGGACGAGCTTGTCGCGGAGGCGGTTCGCGGTGTCCTCGCC
Proteins encoded in this window:
- a CDS encoding GIY-YIG nuclease family protein; translation: MRERYPCVYIMASGRHGTIYIGVTSDLMARIHQHREGLIEGFTKRHGVRRLVYYEMHGTMDAAITREKQLKAWKRDWKIALIEQENPFWEDWAVRLGFPPLT
- a CDS encoding enoyl-CoA hydratase/isomerase family protein — its product is MTEDVLISTDGRVGRLSLNRPKAIHALNLPMCEAMIDALVGWRGDGAVEAVIIDHSEGRGFCAGGDIRMLAESGAKDGKEARAFFHTEYRLNHLLFTYPKPVVAFMDGITMGGGVGISQPAPYRVATEHTRFAMPETGIGLFPDVGGGWYLPRLEGRVGVFLALTGARLDGAECLALGLATHYLPSEKLAEAKARIAQHPDRIGGILGELSVTAPPAAITGQIDRINRLFASDRYEDILAALEADGGEWAAKELDALRTKSPQTCKVALRQLKEGGAMPDFASQMAQEYAIGSRVVQMHDFIEGVRALIIDKDNSPKWDPPTPEAVTDDWIDAIFAPLPENEKWTPLT
- a CDS encoding I78 family peptidase inhibitor, whose translation is MDIRLLGLVAAALPLAACAASDAPAESTPPPPAQMTCNADAGASFVGQTATPDLGGAIVKATGARTLRWGPPRSAMTMDYRQDRVNVMYDDAYKITQVTCG
- a CDS encoding 3-hydroxyacyl-CoA dehydrogenase NAD-binding domain-containing protein encodes the protein MSDETPVSVTMQKDGEIAVVIVNNPPVNALSWHVRQGLKDHFEAALADDGVKAIVLRCDGGTFIAGADISEFGKAPRGPDFNAVLNMIEAASKPVVAAIHGTALGGGLETALVCHYRVAVPSAKLGVPEVKLGLLPGAGGTQRLPRVVGVEAAATMTSLGEPLPAAKAKELGLVDELAGEDSLAADAIAFARAKIADGPRPTRERKVFGDVAVIEQLKTANAKRWRGFEAPYANLACVEAATRLPFDEGLAFERQEFMKLMMGSQSAAQRHIFFAERQAAKIDGLPKDIKLRDIKHVGIIGAGTMGGGIMMNFLQKGFRCTIVEMQQEALDRGLGVVRKNYDASAAKGRFKPEQVDQMMGLITPALELDALADCDLIIEAVYEDMGVKKEIFGKLDKIAKPGAILASNTSYLDVNEIAASTSRPGDVLGMHFFSPANVMKLLEVVRGDKTADDVLATAMAIGKKIGKVAVVAGVCHGFIGNRMLAPRQIEAQKLLLEGATPQQVDKVHVEFGMPMGPFQMSDLAGVDIGWHRDPNRIESIRDALCAEGRWGQKKQAGFYDYDEKRTPTPSARVEEIIAEFRKRAGVEKREITDQEIIERTLYPMVNEGALILAEGKAQRASDIDVVWIYGYGWPVYRGGPMFWAGIEGTDKIAAALESHGFAVAPLLKEKAAAKSGF
- a CDS encoding enoyl-CoA hydratase-related protein encodes the protein MTYETLLVEQRGAVTLVTLNRPQALNALNSSVLDDLIAAFAAFEADPGQRCAVLTGSGDKAFAAGADIKEMADKPAADFYLEDFFSKWTSDFVKKVRKPWIAAVNGFALGGGCELAMMADFIIASEKAKFGQPEIKLGVAPGMGGSQRLTRAVGKAKAMEMCLTGRMMDAVEAERSGLVARVVAHETLVDEAVKTAATIASMPPMAAMVNKDMVNAAFETTLDQGLLYERRLFQILAATEDKAEGMAAFIEKREGVWKGR
- a CDS encoding serine hydrolase — its product is MSHGFDTRRLDRIPAFLAAKYVDSGRLPHAATLVSRRGEIAHLSCIGEARPGEALKEDAIFRIASMTKPITSIAFMMLVEEGKVALSDPLVKFCPEFRDTGVFVAGGGNVPFLTRPPVRPILMVDLLRHTSGLTYGFQERTPVDAAYRKTKIDDFDAAFTMDSFIEGLAKIPLQFDPGAHWNYSMATDVLGAVIERIEGKPFDQVLQERIFGPLAMVDTGFKVPADQQHRLTDAYAFHPKDKMQQFDGGDRSRWAKDRSFHSGGGGLASTLHDYHRFCLMLLGGGKLGDVRIISRKTLDLMTSNHLVGGGDLTQHSVGIFSEDENAGVGFGLGFAVTLDPAAAGIPGSAGDFYWGGMFSTGFFVDPVEEICMVFMTQLMPSSTYPVRREVKTLVHAAIDD
- a CDS encoding RidA family protein encodes the protein MAESSRRKYSSASPFEPIYGYSRAVRVGNRIDVAGCAPIESDGSSTPGDAGAQAARCLAIIGEALAALGGSFADVVRTRMYITDAADADRVGHAHGAVFKDIRPAATMLVIPALIRPEWKVEIEAEAILSGPSC
- the mmsB gene encoding 3-hydroxyisobutyrate dehydrogenase; this translates as MKIAFIGLGNMGGGMAANLANAGHEVRAFDLSEEALVRAVEAGCARAASAAEAVTGAEAVVTMLPAGKHVAGVYESDVFPNAAPGTLLLDCSTIDVATARSNIEAATAKGLVAVDAPVSGGIAAANAGTLTFMVGGTDEGFARAEPILGVMGKAVIHAGGAGAGQGAKICNNMLLGASMIATCESLALAQKLGLDPQTFFDIASVSSGQCWSLTSYAPLPGVGPATPADNDYKGGFAAALMLKDLRLAMEAAASVDADVPMGSRARELYEAFVAADPDHRDFSAIIQTLQK
- a CDS encoding acyl-CoA dehydrogenase family protein, whose product is MTDQFQLTDDQLAIQDMARKFTADRITPFAAEWDETHHYPVDVWKAAGELGFGAIYVAEESGGIGLGRLEAALIMEAMAYGCPATSAYVSIHNMATWMIDRFGGAEIKARFLPELVSMEKIASYCLTEPGSGSDAAALKTTAKRDGDHYVLNGTKQFISGAGTNDIYVCMVRTGEEKSKGISCLVIEKDMPGLSFGAPEKKLGWNASPTAQVIFEDCRVPVENRVGAEGDGFRFAMAGLDGGRLNIGACSLGGAQRCLDEAIAYTRDRQQFGQPIADFQNTQFMLADMATDLEASRALLYLAAAKVTANAPDKSRFSAMAKRLATDNGSKIVNDALQLFGGYGYLKDYPIERFWRDLRVHSILEGTNQVMRMIVGRDLLRQ